The Ruania alba genome has a window encoding:
- a CDS encoding HNH endonuclease, with translation MTSTATGSAFSASAGNAVLAAMRENRTAARAVDIECAELAVAWVGERAIDPATLDTTAGGPVFDPDEHAGMPVPDEHAGLPGTEHPMRLAGDGAPLVSDLEFTRLATALGQSNEAALAYVGVVVELAYRLPQLWSRVRAGQVSIHRARTVTRMSKRLPFAGAAWVDAQVAWTIGSCTVAQIERTVSAAMVSFDPEQAARDEEAALEGRHFDIRLDEAGTTAAPGPGLGVGSVVRVEGGLDQADALDLEAAVSDQARALAGFLPGTSEDVRRSIAVGDLARGHTTLPIPTADTSSGGGGGGRAAGAAGARPTATAGPSATETGVSGAGLDPMTGPTSPTGAPGGAGGMGRTVMLYLHLPADALNDHAGTGTGESSGTGEGAGNSGETGPVFGSGIVGRCENTKSPVSKEQVRQWCSTAGRILVRPVIDLAGHTDATTYEASPKLREQIILRDGRCRFPYCRRSARSADQDHSVPYDQGGRTSSVNMAALCRRHHRAKTHAGWSYSMITPGVYYWAAPDGVHYLVTPTGTYPIPSAGTPRQPGSSPPGGHRHPPHGAAEPPGGLGDAGRHAGNSTHSEPPGHTDPPPV, from the coding sequence ATGACCTCGACAGCTACTGGTTCCGCGTTCTCGGCTTCGGCCGGGAATGCGGTGTTGGCTGCGATGCGGGAGAACCGGACCGCTGCCCGGGCAGTGGATATCGAGTGCGCCGAGCTGGCGGTCGCATGGGTGGGTGAGCGGGCGATCGACCCGGCCACCCTGGACACCACGGCTGGTGGACCGGTGTTCGACCCTGATGAACACGCGGGCATGCCGGTTCCGGACGAGCACGCGGGCCTGCCGGGGACGGAGCACCCGATGCGGTTGGCTGGGGATGGTGCCCCGTTGGTCTCGGACCTGGAGTTCACTCGGTTGGCGACCGCGTTGGGGCAGTCGAACGAAGCAGCCCTGGCCTATGTGGGTGTGGTGGTCGAGCTCGCCTACCGGCTACCCCAGTTGTGGTCCCGGGTACGGGCCGGGCAGGTCAGCATCCACCGGGCCCGGACAGTGACCCGGATGAGCAAGAGACTCCCGTTCGCCGGTGCCGCCTGGGTGGACGCCCAGGTGGCCTGGACGATCGGGTCCTGCACGGTGGCGCAGATTGAGCGGACCGTGAGTGCGGCGATGGTGTCGTTTGATCCTGAGCAGGCTGCCAGGGATGAGGAAGCGGCGTTGGAGGGGCGCCATTTCGATATCCGTCTCGATGAGGCAGGCACCACCGCGGCACCAGGACCGGGACTGGGTGTGGGGTCGGTGGTGCGGGTCGAGGGCGGCCTCGACCAGGCTGACGCGTTGGATCTTGAGGCTGCGGTGTCCGACCAAGCACGTGCGCTGGCGGGGTTCCTTCCCGGCACCAGTGAGGATGTGCGTCGTTCCATCGCCGTCGGTGACCTCGCCCGCGGACACACCACCCTGCCCATCCCCACCGCTGACACCAGCAGCGGTGGCGGTGGCGGTGGAAGGGCTGCTGGCGCCGCCGGCGCACGGCCGACCGCGACCGCGGGGCCCAGCGCGACCGAGACCGGCGTGAGCGGCGCGGGTCTCGACCCGATGACCGGGCCTACCTCCCCGACGGGGGCACCCGGTGGTGCGGGTGGGATGGGTCGGACCGTGATGCTCTACCTGCACCTGCCCGCTGACGCCCTCAACGACCACGCCGGAACCGGCACGGGTGAGAGCTCCGGTACCGGTGAGGGTGCGGGTAACTCTGGTGAAACGGGCCCTGTGTTCGGATCCGGGATCGTGGGCCGGTGCGAAAACACCAAATCACCGGTCTCGAAAGAACAGGTTCGTCAATGGTGTTCCACCGCCGGCCGAATCCTGGTCCGCCCGGTGATCGATCTGGCCGGGCACACCGATGCCACCACGTATGAGGCCAGCCCGAAACTCCGCGAGCAGATCATTCTTCGTGATGGACGGTGCCGGTTTCCCTATTGCCGTCGCTCCGCTCGTTCTGCCGATCAGGATCATAGTGTTCCCTACGATCAGGGCGGCCGAACCAGTTCGGTGAATATGGCCGCTTTGTGCCGACGTCACCATCGGGCGAAAACCCATGCCGGGTGGTCGTATTCGATGATCACGCCGGGCGTGTATTACTGGGCTGCACCCGATGGTGTGCATTACCTGGTCACACCCACCGGCACGTATCCCATCCCGAGCGCTGGGACACCCCGTCAACCAGGGAGCAGTCCGCCCGGTGGTCACAGGCATCCCCCACATGGTGCGGCTGAACCTCCCGGT